One window from the genome of Mucilaginibacter ginsenosidivorans encodes:
- the recN gene encoding DNA repair protein RecN, producing the protein MLQKLAISNYALIDNLEISFDKGLNILTGETGAGKSIILGALSLILGQRAESRYFFNQQKKCVIEGTFRINDFHLKTFFEENDLDHEAETILRREITADGKSRSFVNDTPVNLTLLKQLGEKLIDIHSQHATLEINDPDFQLLVVDSVAGHGELLNDYRTKFKAFKKNSAKLQQLVADSDKAKADLDYYQFQFDELEKAKLDAAEQDKLEQELYTLNNAEEIKRSLVAASHLVQEGETSALLQLREAMHHLSALEKFNPEIAELHERLKSTVIELKDIAAEVETIEQRTHTDEARIIEINDRLNIIFTLQKKHRVSTNAELLQRQDELSAKIEQAVHGDEEIEKLQKQLAAEKAALEELAAQLSANRSKAIPNIEKQVVESLGEMGMANSALKVEQSPLPPKGVDAGLGADGIDAIRFLFSANKGHTLAEMSKVASGGELSRLMLAIKSLIASHTALPTIIFDEIDAGVSGEVANKVGIIMERLAQNLQVITITHLPQIASKGQSHYFVYKDDDAATTYTRIKQLTEPERVVEIAKMLSGDKPGESALQNARELLSL; encoded by the coding sequence ATGCTTCAAAAGCTTGCTATCAGTAATTATGCACTCATCGACAACCTGGAGATCAGCTTTGATAAGGGGCTGAACATCCTTACCGGCGAAACGGGGGCAGGTAAATCTATCATACTCGGGGCCCTTTCGCTTATATTGGGCCAGCGGGCCGAGAGCCGCTACTTTTTTAACCAGCAAAAGAAATGCGTAATAGAAGGCACATTCCGCATCAATGATTTTCATCTGAAAACTTTTTTCGAAGAGAACGACCTGGACCATGAGGCTGAAACCATCCTTCGGCGCGAGATAACGGCCGATGGTAAGTCGAGGTCTTTTGTAAATGACACCCCGGTTAACCTTACCCTGCTGAAGCAGTTGGGCGAAAAGCTGATCGATATCCACTCACAGCATGCCACGCTGGAGATAAATGACCCTGATTTTCAGCTATTGGTGGTCGATTCGGTTGCCGGGCACGGCGAGTTGCTGAATGATTACCGCACAAAATTCAAAGCGTTTAAAAAGAATTCAGCCAAGCTGCAGCAACTGGTAGCCGATAGCGATAAAGCAAAAGCCGATTTGGACTATTACCAGTTCCAGTTTGATGAGCTGGAGAAAGCAAAACTGGATGCCGCCGAACAGGACAAACTGGAACAGGAACTTTATACCCTGAACAACGCCGAGGAAATAAAACGCAGCCTTGTAGCCGCCAGCCACCTGGTGCAGGAAGGTGAAACGTCGGCCCTGCTGCAATTGCGCGAAGCAATGCACCACTTATCGGCGCTTGAAAAGTTCAATCCAGAAATAGCTGAACTGCACGAACGCCTGAAAAGCACGGTAATAGAACTCAAAGATATTGCCGCCGAGGTCGAAACCATCGAACAGCGCACCCATACGGATGAAGCCAGGATCATTGAAATAAATGACAGGCTGAACATCATCTTCACCCTGCAAAAGAAACATCGCGTAAGCACCAATGCCGAACTATTGCAGCGACAGGATGAACTGTCAGCAAAAATAGAACAAGCCGTGCACGGTGACGAGGAAATAGAAAAGTTGCAAAAACAGCTTGCTGCCGAAAAGGCCGCGCTTGAAGAATTAGCCGCTCAGCTATCTGCCAATCGCAGTAAAGCGATACCAAATATTGAAAAGCAGGTGGTGGAGTCGTTGGGCGAAATGGGAATGGCCAATTCGGCGTTGAAGGTTGAACAAAGCCCCCTGCCCCCTAAAGGAGTGGACGCTGGTTTGGGTGCGGACGGGATTGATGCCATTCGTTTCCTTTTCTCAGCCAACAAAGGGCACACCCTTGCCGAAATGAGCAAGGTAGCATCGGGTGGAGAGCTTTCACGACTGATGCTTGCCATCAAGTCGCTGATTGCAAGCCATACCGCCTTGCCAACAATTATTTTTGACGAGATAGACGCAGGTGTATCCGGCGAGGTGGCCAATAAAGTAGGTATCATAATGGAGCGGCTGGCTCAAAACCTGCAGGTGATCACCATTACCCATCTGCCGCAAATAGCCAGTAAAGGACAAAGCCATTATTTTGTTTATAAGGACGACGATGCCGCTACTACCTATACCCGCATCAAACAATTAACCGAACCTGAACGCGTAGTCGAAATAGCCAAAATGCTAAGCGGCGATAAGCCAGGCGAAAGCGCCTTGCAGAATGCGAGGGAATTACTGAGTCTTTAG